In Desulfosediminicola ganghwensis, a single window of DNA contains:
- a CDS encoding glycyl-radical enzyme activating protein, with protein MNSLKPLIFSIKRYALHDGPNIRTTVFFKGCPLSCFWCHNPEGISARSEVVFIPDKCIGCRECIAACPQNALSVTQSGLVRDQKLCSNCFECVEICPSLAQEAVGYTSSVQQIMAEIEKDLPFFDQSGGGVTFSGGEPLMQKDALMTLLERCGEKGIHRAIDTTGFAPTPHLLDVAEHTEMFLFDLKHMDPYLHREFTGVPNELILSNLERISRLPVDIRIRIPLLKGINDSDENIRATAEFIASLGRIRRVDLLAYHHFASSKYLKLGNSYHAAESNVPDTLTLARVKNTLQNYGLDVHLGG; from the coding sequence ATGAACTCGCTTAAACCACTTATATTTTCTATAAAACGTTACGCGCTCCACGACGGACCGAATATCAGGACCACAGTCTTTTTCAAGGGTTGTCCACTCAGCTGTTTCTGGTGCCATAATCCTGAAGGAATCTCTGCCCGGAGCGAAGTTGTCTTTATCCCAGACAAGTGTATCGGTTGCCGGGAGTGTATTGCAGCTTGCCCGCAAAACGCACTCTCTGTTACCCAATCCGGACTCGTGCGGGATCAGAAACTGTGCAGCAACTGTTTTGAATGTGTGGAAATCTGTCCCTCCCTCGCCCAGGAAGCCGTTGGCTACACCAGTTCGGTTCAGCAGATAATGGCCGAAATCGAAAAAGATCTGCCTTTCTTCGACCAGTCTGGTGGCGGTGTCACCTTTTCCGGTGGCGAACCGCTGATGCAAAAAGACGCTCTGATGACACTCCTGGAGCGGTGCGGTGAAAAAGGGATTCACAGGGCAATTGATACCACCGGCTTTGCCCCTACCCCACACCTGCTCGATGTTGCCGAACACACCGAGATGTTCCTTTTTGACCTGAAGCATATGGACCCCTACCTGCACCGGGAATTCACCGGTGTGCCCAATGAACTGATTCTCTCCAACCTTGAGCGGATTTCCAGGCTGCCGGTGGATATCCGTATCAGGATCCCTTTGCTGAAGGGAATTAACGACAGTGACGAAAACATACGAGCCACCGCAGAATTTATTGCAAGCCTTGGTCGCATTCGTCGGGTTGACCTGCTTGCCTATCACCATTTCGCCAGCAGCAAATATCTAAAACTCGGCAACAGCTATCACGCCGCAGAAAGTAACGTCCCCGACACGCTCACCCTCGCCCGAGTAAAAAACACCCTGCAGAATTATGGACTTGATGTCCATTTAGGAGGATAG
- the hypD gene encoding trans-4-hydroxy-L-proline dehydratase translates to MNERITRLRKLSFETKPSISIERALLETEFYQENSGKYSLPVLRALNFKYLCENKTIFIGDDELLVGERGPEPKAVPTFPELTCHTAEDLRTLNDRTMTNYRVDAADIALYEEKVIPYWQGRSMRDRIFSEIPEEWRNAYEAGLFTEFMEQRAPGHTVLDGIIYENGLNDFKTRIQDRIDRLDFENDPEAADKREQLQAMAISCDAAIIFAERHAAYAEQLAAETTVTARQEELLEIARICRKVPANKPDTFHEALQMYWFVHLGTITELNGWDAMSPGHIDQHLQPYYQREIQAGTIDRERAKELISCLWIKVNNHTAPPKVGVTAKESGTYNDFTQVNLGGLKKDGTDGSSEVSFIALEVADELHLLQPQPSVHVSVKTPERFLQAAAGVIRKGYGYPSVFNTDMVVMEQVRVGKTFEDAREGGTSGCVETGAFGKEAYILTGYLNVPKILEITLNNGVDPLTGKKVGLETGGASGFTSFDELYEAFSKQLEHVVNLKIKVNNYIERMYARYSPAPFLSVVIRDCIEKGRDYYNGGPRYNTNYIQCCGIGTVTDSLSAIKTHVFESKVIGMAELQTALENNFAGSEPLRLKLWNKTPFFGNDDERADSIMQRVYDSLFEAIDGKPNTKGTVYHLNMLSTTCHVYFGKMLGASANGRLAQLPLSDGTSPSQGADRNGPTAVIKSLSKMDQVKSGGTLLNQRFLPSVLKTEQDLKQLCGLVRTYFALGGHHIQFNVVDTATLKKAQQHPDEYRNLLVRVAGYSDYFTDLDSEHQAEIISRTEQELA, encoded by the coding sequence ATGAATGAAAGAATTACCCGCCTGCGCAAGTTAAGCTTTGAAACCAAACCGTCAATTTCCATTGAGCGCGCCCTGCTCGAAACAGAATTCTACCAGGAAAACAGTGGTAAATATTCGTTACCTGTACTTCGCGCCCTCAACTTCAAATATCTCTGTGAGAACAAAACTATTTTCATCGGAGACGATGAATTACTGGTCGGCGAGCGCGGCCCCGAACCCAAGGCTGTTCCCACCTTCCCCGAACTGACCTGCCACACGGCGGAAGACCTGCGCACCCTGAACGACCGCACCATGACCAACTACCGGGTTGATGCTGCTGATATTGCGCTTTACGAGGAAAAAGTCATCCCCTACTGGCAGGGCAGATCCATGCGTGACCGGATTTTCAGTGAAATCCCCGAAGAATGGCGAAATGCCTATGAGGCCGGTCTCTTTACAGAATTCATGGAGCAACGCGCACCGGGCCACACCGTTCTCGACGGAATAATCTATGAAAACGGCCTGAACGATTTCAAGACACGCATTCAGGATCGGATCGACAGACTTGATTTCGAAAACGACCCGGAAGCCGCAGATAAACGGGAACAACTCCAGGCCATGGCCATCAGTTGTGATGCCGCAATCATCTTTGCCGAACGCCACGCTGCCTATGCCGAGCAACTCGCAGCGGAGACAACAGTTACCGCCCGCCAGGAAGAACTCCTGGAAATTGCCAGGATCTGCCGCAAAGTTCCTGCCAACAAACCGGATACCTTTCACGAAGCCCTGCAGATGTACTGGTTCGTCCATTTAGGCACAATCACCGAACTCAATGGCTGGGATGCCATGAGCCCCGGCCACATCGACCAGCATCTTCAGCCCTATTACCAGCGTGAAATTCAGGCGGGCACCATCGACCGCGAGAGGGCCAAAGAGCTCATCAGCTGTCTCTGGATCAAAGTCAACAACCACACCGCGCCACCTAAAGTAGGTGTAACCGCTAAAGAGAGTGGAACGTACAACGACTTTACCCAGGTTAATCTTGGCGGTCTGAAAAAAGACGGTACCGACGGCAGCTCGGAGGTGTCTTTCATTGCTCTTGAGGTCGCAGACGAACTGCATCTGCTCCAGCCTCAGCCAAGCGTGCATGTGAGCGTCAAAACCCCCGAGCGGTTTCTGCAGGCGGCAGCCGGGGTCATCAGAAAAGGTTACGGCTACCCTTCGGTATTCAACACTGACATGGTGGTCATGGAGCAGGTGCGGGTGGGAAAAACTTTTGAAGATGCCCGGGAAGGCGGGACCAGCGGCTGCGTTGAAACCGGCGCCTTCGGTAAAGAAGCCTATATTCTCACCGGCTACCTCAACGTGCCCAAGATTCTTGAAATCACCCTGAACAACGGTGTCGACCCACTGACCGGCAAGAAAGTCGGCCTGGAAACCGGAGGAGCCTCTGGCTTTACCTCATTTGACGAATTGTACGAGGCGTTCAGCAAACAGCTCGAGCATGTGGTCAACCTGAAAATCAAGGTCAACAATTACATCGAACGCATGTATGCCCGCTACTCTCCGGCGCCGTTTCTATCTGTGGTTATCCGGGACTGCATTGAAAAGGGCAGGGATTACTACAACGGTGGGCCCCGCTATAACACCAACTACATCCAGTGCTGCGGAATAGGCACCGTCACCGACAGCTTGTCAGCCATCAAAACCCACGTCTTTGAGTCCAAGGTGATCGGAATGGCTGAATTACAGACCGCACTGGAAAACAATTTTGCAGGCAGTGAGCCACTGCGCCTTAAACTCTGGAATAAAACCCCGTTCTTCGGCAATGATGATGAACGGGCTGACAGCATCATGCAGCGCGTTTATGACAGCCTCTTTGAGGCAATTGATGGCAAACCAAACACCAAGGGAACCGTCTACCACCTGAACATGCTGTCCACCACCTGCCATGTCTATTTCGGCAAGATGCTCGGCGCCAGCGCCAATGGTCGCCTCGCCCAGCTACCGCTCTCTGATGGAACATCCCCTTCCCAGGGAGCCGACAGAAACGGCCCTACGGCAGTTATCAAATCGCTCAGCAAGATGGACCAGGTGAAATCAGGTGGAACCCTGCTGAACCAGCGCTTCCTGCCCTCGGTGCTGAAGACCGAACAGGATCTCAAACAGCTCTGTGGGCTGGTGCGTACCTACTTTGCCCTGGGTGGTCATCACATCCAGTTCAACGTGGTCGACACCGCTACCCTGAAAAAAGCCCAGCAGCATCCTGACGAGTACCGCAACCTGCTGGTGCGCGTCGCCGGTTACAGCGATTACTTTACCGACCTCGATAGCGAGCACCAGGCAGAGATTATTTCCCGGACCGAGCAGGAACTCGCCTAG
- a CDS encoding aromatic amino acid transaminase, translating to MWKNIEAAPADSILGLTEAFKNDSNPAKVNLGVGVYKDDAGNTPILGSVKAAERILVEKETTKSYLPISGDPGYGAAVQKLLFGENSEVITSGRAATVHAPGGTGALRVGAELLKKFKKQAKVWISKPTWANHKGIFSAAGFELAEYAYYDAATMSLDFDAMLASLETVPAGDVVLLHACCHNPSGVDLNEEQWSKVVALGKEKGWVPFLDFAYQGFGAGVEADRYAVEQFAAAGVDFFVASSFSKNFGLYNERTGALTLISPTKEESQVAMSHLKSTVRVIYSNPPAHGGLVAATILADAALYDQWIGELDEMRDRIVAMRSALVEGLAARGVERDFSFIKEQRGMFSFSGLSDDIVSWLRDNKAIYVVGGGRINLAGLTTGNIDYVCDSIAEALKK from the coding sequence ATGTGGAAGAATATTGAGGCCGCACCGGCGGACTCCATTCTTGGCCTGACAGAGGCGTTCAAGAACGACTCCAATCCGGCTAAGGTAAATCTTGGGGTTGGTGTGTATAAGGATGACGCAGGAAACACCCCGATATTGGGCAGTGTTAAGGCTGCTGAGAGAATTCTGGTGGAGAAAGAGACCACCAAGAGTTATCTGCCGATCTCCGGCGATCCGGGGTATGGTGCCGCTGTGCAGAAATTGCTTTTCGGCGAAAACAGCGAAGTTATAACCTCCGGCCGGGCAGCGACGGTCCATGCACCTGGTGGTACCGGTGCACTTCGGGTCGGAGCTGAGTTGCTGAAGAAGTTCAAAAAACAGGCCAAAGTCTGGATCAGCAAACCGACCTGGGCAAATCACAAGGGTATCTTCAGTGCGGCAGGTTTTGAGCTCGCTGAATACGCCTATTATGATGCGGCCACTATGAGCCTCGATTTTGATGCCATGCTGGCAAGTCTTGAAACCGTTCCAGCGGGAGATGTGGTGTTGCTGCACGCCTGCTGCCATAACCCGAGCGGTGTGGATCTGAATGAGGAGCAGTGGAGCAAGGTTGTCGCTCTGGGCAAGGAGAAGGGCTGGGTTCCTTTTCTGGACTTCGCATACCAGGGTTTCGGCGCGGGCGTTGAGGCTGACCGCTATGCAGTGGAGCAGTTTGCAGCGGCTGGCGTAGACTTTTTCGTGGCAAGTTCCTTTTCCAAGAATTTTGGCTTGTACAACGAGCGTACTGGTGCCTTGACCCTGATCAGCCCGACCAAGGAAGAGTCTCAGGTTGCCATGAGCCATCTGAAGAGCACTGTTCGGGTCATCTACTCCAACCCGCCTGCCCACGGTGGTCTGGTTGCGGCAACTATCCTTGCTGATGCAGCTCTTTATGACCAGTGGATTGGTGAACTCGATGAGATGCGTGACCGCATCGTTGCCATGCGCAGCGCATTGGTGGAAGGTCTTGCCGCCCGTGGAGTTGAGCGTGATTTTTCCTTTATCAAGGAGCAACGCGGTATGTTCTCCTTCAGTGGCCTGAGTGACGATATCGTCAGCTGGCTTCGCGATAATAAAGCGATTTACGTAGTGGGCGGCGGCAGAATCAACCTTGCCGGTCTCACCACTGGCAACATCGATTACGTCTGTGATTCCATTGCAGAAGCATTGAAGAAGTAA
- a CDS encoding nitroreductase family protein encodes MDNSPMNPTLQTIYSRHSVRQFEDTPVDEETIKTILDAANQAPSAHNQQSWQFIVLQGEKKQELSQLVSRSGANFPKPSAAILRMAARSLANAPVVIAVKNTGSLISHGSDLFQIEKERSWDFFRTMEIQSSAAAVENLMLAATSLGLGSVWLGILYLIKAEVLDFLGEEQGEFMAVIPVGYPKKEVGGPKKKSLEYVLKELK; translated from the coding sequence ATGGATAATTCTCCGATGAACCCGACTTTACAGACAATTTACTCCCGCCATTCGGTGCGCCAGTTTGAGGACACGCCGGTTGATGAGGAGACGATCAAAACCATACTCGATGCAGCCAACCAGGCTCCGTCAGCACATAATCAACAGTCCTGGCAATTTATTGTGCTACAGGGGGAAAAGAAGCAGGAACTTTCCCAGTTGGTAAGTAGAAGTGGTGCGAATTTCCCCAAACCTTCGGCTGCGATACTCCGCATGGCCGCACGCAGTCTTGCCAATGCTCCGGTGGTAATCGCCGTAAAAAATACCGGCAGTCTCATCAGCCACGGTAGTGATCTATTCCAGATTGAAAAAGAACGTTCCTGGGACTTCTTTCGTACCATGGAAATCCAGAGCTCTGCCGCTGCGGTGGAAAACCTGATGCTGGCGGCCACTTCTCTGGGCCTTGGCAGTGTCTGGCTGGGAATACTGTATCTGATCAAAGCCGAAGTCCTGGACTTCCTCGGTGAAGAGCAAGGTGAATTCATGGCGGTGATACCGGTTGGTTACCCGAAGAAGGAAGTTGGGGGGCCGAAGAAGAAATCGCTGGAGTATGTTCTCAAAGAGTTGAAGTAG
- a CDS encoding acetate kinase produces the protein MKVLVINSGSSTIKFQLLDMQDESVLAAGIVERIGQPMGLVKCELRPDTDAEEVIKIEAEVVNHEQGMRKAVELLADADKGVIADSSDIDAVGHRVVHGGEEFHQPTLVTDEVLAAIEKCVPLAPLHNPANLDGIMVARELFPDAAQVAVFDTAFHQTIPAHAFHYALPYEMYEKHRVRRYGFHGTSHAFVAGECARLMGKKPEELNIITIHLGNGSSMTAVEKGKSIDTTLGLTPLEGLVMGTRSGDIDPAIFPFLARNCGMNIDQIDDMLNKESGLMGLCGMSDMRDIHDAIDKGDEKAKLAFEVQTYRNRKYIGAYMAALGKVDAIVFTAGIGENDDLVRAKSVEGLEPFGIILDQKQNAQRVKKPTLLSTPESKVQIWGIPTNEELAIARQAVGIVGK, from the coding sequence GTGAAAGTATTAGTTATCAACTCAGGGAGCTCAACTATTAAATTTCAGCTGCTGGATATGCAGGATGAGTCTGTACTGGCTGCAGGAATAGTCGAGCGAATCGGTCAGCCGATGGGACTCGTTAAGTGTGAACTCAGGCCTGACACAGATGCTGAGGAAGTCATCAAAATAGAAGCAGAAGTCGTGAACCATGAGCAGGGCATGCGTAAAGCTGTTGAACTGCTCGCCGATGCGGATAAAGGTGTTATTGCCGATTCAAGCGACATTGATGCTGTTGGGCACAGGGTTGTTCACGGTGGTGAGGAGTTCCATCAGCCGACCCTGGTAACCGATGAAGTTCTTGCTGCTATTGAAAAGTGTGTGCCCCTGGCTCCCCTGCATAACCCCGCAAACCTCGATGGTATCATGGTTGCTCGCGAACTGTTCCCCGATGCTGCCCAGGTCGCAGTTTTTGATACCGCTTTTCATCAGACCATTCCGGCGCATGCTTTCCATTATGCCCTGCCGTACGAAATGTACGAGAAGCATCGCGTACGTCGTTACGGTTTTCACGGTACCTCCCATGCCTTCGTGGCAGGAGAATGCGCCCGGTTGATGGGTAAGAAGCCGGAAGAGTTGAACATCATCACTATCCACCTCGGTAATGGCAGTTCCATGACCGCAGTTGAGAAGGGCAAGTCCATCGACACCACCCTTGGTCTGACTCCGCTTGAAGGTTTGGTAATGGGTACCCGCAGTGGTGATATCGATCCTGCGATCTTCCCTTTTCTTGCCAGGAATTGTGGTATGAATATCGATCAGATCGATGACATGCTGAACAAGGAGTCTGGCCTGATGGGGCTTTGCGGAATGAGCGATATGCGTGATATCCACGATGCCATCGATAAAGGTGACGAAAAAGCGAAGCTGGCTTTTGAGGTGCAGACCTACAGAAACCGTAAATATATCGGAGCCTACATGGCAGCGCTCGGCAAGGTTGACGCCATTGTCTTTACTGCCGGTATCGGCGAGAACGATGATTTAGTTCGGGCCAAGTCCGTGGAAGGACTTGAGCCGTTCGGTATCATTCTTGATCAGAAGCAAAACGCCCAGCGCGTGAAGAAGCCGACCCTGCTCAGCACCCCCGAGAGCAAGGTGCAGATCTGGGGTATCCCTACCAATGAAGAGCTGGCAATCGCACGCCAGGCAGTCGGCATTGTCGGTAAGTAA
- the pta gene encoding phosphate acetyltransferase, protein MSTNLYITATEERSGKSAVLLGVMQMLLKSIDRVAFFRPVIQEPEPGWEDPVINLVIEHFDLDINYDDAYGLTLQEAQELSNSGQEALLHDIILNKYNALKAEFDFVLCDGTDFRGKDIAFESALNTSIAANLGAPVLLICSGRKKETEELVRLTQLSLDTLADEGVDVMACIVNRAAEDVRAENFSRVKARKGQASLPLYVIPEHHELSNPTVGDVKRWLGARTMYGEEGMTTLVENYVVAAMQIGNYLQYIKPGSMIITPGDRSDIILSTIASRLSTTYPDISGIILTGDLLPSENVLRLLQGLSSTVPVPILSVAGHTYQTIERVGELYGYIEPHDTRRIATAMGEFTKHVDTKELGRSIVTTRPSRVTPKMFEFALLEKASRNLQRIVLPEGTCDRILQAADILQRRGVANLVLLGSEEEVRMRATGCGLDLKWVEIIDPARSSLLDSFVTEYVELRKHKGVIEEVARDRMSDPTYFGTMMVHKGLADGMVSGAENTTAHTIRPAFEFIRTKPGFTVVSSVFIMCLRDRVLVYGDCAVNPNPTSRQLAEIAISSAETARIFGVEPRVAMLSYSTGSSGKGEDVERIIEATAIARELIAERGLDLPLEGPIQYDAAIDPDVAATKLPGSLVAGRATVFTFPDLNTGNNTYKAVQRSANAVAIGPILQGLNKPVNDLSRGCTVEDIVNTVAITAIQAQAEKEGLK, encoded by the coding sequence ATGTCGACCAATTTGTATATCACGGCCACAGAAGAGCGGAGTGGGAAGTCGGCTGTTCTGCTTGGAGTGATGCAGATGTTGCTGAAATCAATTGATCGGGTTGCTTTCTTCCGTCCGGTGATTCAGGAACCAGAGCCGGGTTGGGAAGATCCGGTAATCAATCTGGTCATTGAGCACTTTGATCTGGATATCAATTACGACGATGCCTACGGCCTCACTCTTCAGGAAGCGCAGGAGTTGAGCAACTCCGGCCAGGAGGCATTGCTTCACGACATCATCTTAAACAAATACAACGCACTCAAGGCAGAGTTTGATTTTGTTCTCTGTGACGGCACCGATTTCCGTGGCAAGGATATCGCCTTTGAATCAGCACTGAACACAAGTATTGCGGCTAACCTCGGTGCTCCGGTTTTACTCATCTGTTCAGGCAGAAAGAAAGAGACTGAAGAACTGGTACGCCTCACTCAATTGAGCCTGGATACTCTGGCCGATGAGGGTGTCGATGTGATGGCCTGCATCGTCAACAGGGCAGCGGAAGATGTGCGGGCTGAAAATTTCAGCAGAGTGAAGGCAAGAAAAGGACAAGCGAGTCTGCCGCTCTATGTCATTCCAGAGCATCATGAGCTGAGCAATCCAACTGTCGGAGACGTTAAGCGTTGGCTCGGTGCCCGTACCATGTACGGTGAAGAGGGGATGACCACCCTGGTGGAAAACTATGTGGTAGCTGCCATGCAGATCGGCAATTATCTCCAGTATATCAAGCCGGGTTCAATGATCATCACCCCGGGTGATCGAAGTGATATCATTCTCTCCACCATCGCATCCCGGCTTTCAACCACGTATCCGGACATTTCGGGAATCATACTGACAGGTGACCTGTTGCCGTCGGAGAATGTCCTGCGGCTCCTGCAGGGGCTAAGCTCAACGGTACCGGTGCCGATTCTTTCCGTTGCCGGGCATACCTACCAGACCATAGAGCGTGTGGGGGAACTGTATGGTTATATCGAGCCCCACGACACCCGCAGGATAGCCACTGCCATGGGTGAGTTTACCAAACATGTTGACACCAAAGAGCTTGGCAGGAGCATCGTCACCACCAGACCGAGCCGGGTAACACCAAAAATGTTTGAGTTTGCGCTGCTCGAGAAGGCGAGCCGGAATCTGCAGCGTATAGTTTTACCGGAAGGCACCTGTGACCGAATCCTGCAGGCGGCGGATATCCTCCAGCGTCGCGGAGTCGCCAACCTGGTGCTTCTGGGCAGCGAGGAAGAGGTTCGTATGCGGGCCACGGGCTGTGGGCTGGATCTCAAATGGGTTGAAATTATAGATCCGGCGCGCTCAAGCCTGCTTGACTCATTTGTCACGGAGTACGTTGAACTTCGTAAGCATAAAGGTGTGATAGAAGAAGTGGCCCGTGACAGAATGTCTGACCCTACCTACTTTGGTACCATGATGGTGCATAAGGGGCTGGCTGATGGCATGGTATCCGGTGCCGAAAACACCACGGCACACACCATTCGGCCAGCTTTTGAATTTATCAGGACCAAGCCGGGATTTACAGTTGTTTCATCGGTCTTCATCATGTGCTTGCGCGATCGTGTTCTGGTCTATGGCGATTGTGCCGTAAATCCGAACCCGACTTCGAGGCAGCTCGCCGAAATAGCTATCAGCTCAGCGGAGACCGCCCGAATTTTCGGGGTTGAGCCACGGGTTGCCATGCTCAGTTATTCCACCGGCAGCTCAGGCAAGGGTGAAGATGTTGAGCGCATCATTGAAGCTACGGCCATTGCACGCGAGCTGATCGCTGAGCGGGGGCTGGATCTGCCTCTTGAAGGGCCGATTCAATATGACGCGGCAATAGACCCGGATGTGGCAGCCACCAAACTCCCCGGCTCTCTGGTTGCAGGCCGGGCGACAGTTTTTACCTTTCCGGATCTCAACACCGGCAACAATACATACAAAGCGGTTCAGCGCTCGGCAAACGCCGTGGCCATCGGGCCGATACTGCAGGGATTGAATAAGCCTGTTAACGATCTGTCCAGAGGATGCACCGTGGAGGATATTGTTAACACAGTAGCTATAACCGCCATTCAGGCACAAGCAGAAAAAGAGGGTTTAAAGTGA
- a CDS encoding TRAP transporter substrate-binding protein produces the protein MKVFLRLFSFCLALTICTLPATSALAEKKIRWKLAMTWSSTLTPFATAPLNLAKMVEEMSDGNFVIRVEGAEKHKAALGILDMTKGGQYEMGHTASYYWKGKDITTVFFCTVPFGMNVNEQNAWFYHGGGMELMKKTYDKFGVLSFPGGNTGVQMGGWFQKEINSLEDLNGLKMRIPGLAGEVFAKLGVNVTNIPPGELYTSLDRGTIDALEWVGPAMDIKMGFHKIAPYYYTGWHEPATELQFLINKDAFEKLPKSYQTMLIAAMKAVTADMYTDNFAGSVDAWAQMKTEYPNIEVKTFPTPVLKAMKQAADELYDSYAAENPDFKEVLESQRAYMAKARAWINISEYNYLQTAKALTEE, from the coding sequence ATGAAAGTGTTTCTGCGTCTGTTTAGTTTCTGCCTTGCCCTGACAATCTGCACCCTCCCTGCCACATCTGCACTGGCAGAAAAGAAAATCCGCTGGAAACTTGCAATGACCTGGTCCTCAACCCTCACCCCATTTGCCACAGCGCCATTAAATCTCGCCAAGATGGTGGAAGAAATGAGTGACGGCAATTTTGTCATTCGTGTTGAAGGGGCCGAAAAGCATAAAGCGGCTCTGGGTATCCTCGATATGACCAAAGGCGGCCAGTATGAAATGGGACACACTGCCTCCTATTATTGGAAAGGTAAGGATATCACCACTGTCTTCTTCTGCACCGTACCTTTTGGCATGAACGTCAATGAGCAGAATGCCTGGTTTTACCACGGCGGTGGTATGGAATTAATGAAAAAGACTTATGACAAGTTTGGTGTTCTAAGCTTTCCCGGTGGCAATACCGGTGTCCAGATGGGTGGCTGGTTTCAGAAAGAAATTAACTCCCTTGAAGACCTGAATGGCCTCAAAATGCGTATTCCAGGGCTGGCCGGTGAAGTCTTTGCCAAGCTTGGTGTCAATGTAACCAATATCCCCCCGGGTGAACTGTATACTTCTCTTGATCGCGGCACAATCGATGCCCTTGAGTGGGTCGGCCCCGCCATGGATATCAAAATGGGCTTTCACAAGATCGCCCCATATTACTATACCGGCTGGCATGAACCTGCCACAGAGCTGCAATTTCTGATCAACAAGGACGCCTTTGAAAAACTGCCCAAATCATATCAGACCATGTTGATAGCCGCCATGAAAGCGGTCACCGCCGATATGTATACCGATAATTTTGCAGGCAGCGTAGACGCCTGGGCCCAGATGAAAACGGAATACCCGAATATCGAAGTGAAGACCTTTCCAACACCTGTTCTCAAGGCCATGAAACAGGCTGCAGATGAGTTGTATGATTCATATGCAGCTGAAAATCCGGATTTTAAAGAAGTACTTGAGTCCCAGCGTGCATATATGGCCAAGGCAAGAGCCTGGATCAACATTTCAGAGTACAACTACCTGCAGACAGCCAAAGCCTTGACTGAGGAGTAA
- a CDS encoding sirohydrochlorin cobaltochelatase, whose product MKFSRSLYLAVTLMLLLFSSTSAFSSGKTGNHANPKTAIVVAHFGSTVPAALQSITNITDAVRGAYPETEVRITFTSNIIRRVWKQRQAEPQQWLDKGIPEEVLYVKNFIATVGDLLEDGYTNIIVQPTHIFYMEQSYDLQQYVNALGSINTMKERWKPINSIVMGRPALGKPGDIYPYHEDVDKVIQTLAGNVEQARKNNSMLVYMGHGNKYWSTGIYAETQKKMRELYPDIETYIGVVEGSPSVEDVLAQMKESDKKQVTLVPFMIVAGDHAVNDMAGDEEDSWKSILVQAGYEVTPILQGLGSNDDFAKIFVSHIADAANEAGIEIR is encoded by the coding sequence ATGAAATTCAGCCGCTCATTGTATCTTGCAGTTACCCTCATGCTGCTTCTCTTCAGCTCCACCAGTGCTTTTTCTTCAGGCAAAACCGGCAACCATGCCAACCCCAAGACGGCCATAGTCGTTGCCCATTTCGGTAGCACCGTACCCGCCGCTTTACAATCGATCACCAATATCACCGATGCAGTGCGGGGTGCCTATCCGGAAACCGAGGTCCGCATCACCTTCACCTCAAACATTATTCGCCGGGTCTGGAAACAACGACAGGCAGAGCCTCAGCAGTGGCTCGACAAAGGGATCCCCGAAGAAGTGCTGTATGTAAAGAACTTTATCGCCACCGTTGGAGATCTGTTAGAAGATGGCTACACCAACATCATCGTCCAACCCACCCACATTTTCTATATGGAGCAGTCATACGACCTGCAGCAATACGTCAATGCGCTGGGCTCCATCAACACCATGAAAGAACGCTGGAAGCCTATTAATTCTATTGTTATGGGCCGTCCGGCACTCGGTAAGCCCGGCGACATCTACCCATACCATGAGGATGTGGACAAGGTTATTCAGACCCTGGCCGGCAACGTTGAACAGGCCCGGAAAAATAACTCCATGCTGGTATATATGGGCCATGGCAATAAATACTGGTCGACTGGCATCTATGCCGAAACTCAGAAGAAAATGCGCGAACTCTATCCTGACATCGAAACGTATATTGGGGTTGTTGAAGGATCTCCGTCCGTTGAAGACGTGCTCGCCCAGATGAAAGAATCAGATAAAAAACAGGTAACCCTGGTTCCCTTTATGATCGTTGCCGGAGACCATGCTGTCAACGATATGGCAGGTGATGAGGAGGATTCCTGGAAATCTATCCTGGTCCAGGCAGGTTATGAAGTAACTCCGATACTGCAGGGGCTCGGGTCAAATGATGACTTCGCCAAAATATTTGTCTCCCATATCGCCGATGCCGCCAACGAGGCAGGAATAGAGATACGATAA